The Leadbettera azotonutricia ZAS-9 genome has a window encoding:
- the recF gene encoding DNA replication/repair protein RecF (All proteins in this family for which functions are known are DNA-binding proteins that assist the filamentation of RecA onto DNA for the initiation of recombination or recombinational repair.) has product MAFLSLRAVSFRNLKDAEIDTRGKDIFLVGENGQGKTNFLEALYFCSYGSSFRGVRDSELVRTGDKDFSVSVKLDNPLYASATVICREGKKSIALDGVKVEDRKDLLGAAPCIVFCHEDMDFISGTPENRRWFFDQTQSLSDLAYLDDLRLYRKVLKTRNALLRDCKLGLASGQKSETVALLDALDPQLAKYGLLLMEKRRDAADAFSRIFEPLYREISGIEGINIRYMPSWKDQGFEGVLARLAEKREADFSFGVSLSGPHRDRYVFTRNGHEFSGKASTGQRRLLALLLRVAQARGFSEKTGKNPVLLLDDVLLELDGEKRRKFLEIMPGYDQAFYTFLPGEPYELYRKEGTVVYHVKEGTLSMEERT; this is encoded by the coding sequence ATGGCTTTTCTATCCCTGAGGGCAGTTTCATTTCGCAACCTTAAAGACGCCGAGATCGACACCAGGGGGAAGGACATCTTCCTCGTGGGGGAGAATGGCCAGGGCAAAACCAATTTCCTCGAAGCCCTCTATTTTTGCTCTTACGGCTCTTCCTTCCGGGGAGTGAGGGACAGCGAGCTTGTCCGTACCGGGGACAAGGATTTTTCTGTTTCCGTCAAGTTGGACAATCCCCTTTATGCGAGCGCAACGGTCATCTGCAGGGAGGGGAAAAAATCCATCGCCCTGGACGGGGTAAAAGTCGAAGACCGGAAGGATCTTTTGGGCGCTGCCCCCTGCATAGTCTTTTGCCACGAGGATATGGATTTTATTTCCGGCACACCGGAAAACCGGCGCTGGTTTTTTGATCAGACCCAGAGCCTTTCCGACCTTGCGTACCTTGACGATCTCCGTCTGTACCGCAAGGTGCTGAAAACGCGGAATGCCCTGCTGCGGGATTGCAAGCTTGGCCTTGCTTCCGGGCAAAAGTCCGAAACCGTTGCCCTGCTGGACGCCCTTGATCCCCAGCTTGCCAAATACGGCTTGCTCCTCATGGAAAAGCGCCGCGATGCTGCTGACGCCTTTTCGCGCATATTCGAGCCTTTGTATCGTGAAATTTCGGGGATAGAAGGCATAAATATACGCTATATGCCTTCATGGAAGGATCAGGGCTTTGAGGGCGTATTGGCCAGGCTGGCTGAAAAACGGGAAGCTGATTTTTCATTCGGGGTTTCCCTTTCCGGGCCTCACCGTGACAGGTATGTGTTTACCCGGAATGGCCATGAGTTTTCCGGCAAAGCCTCCACCGGGCAGAGGCGGCTTTTGGCGCTTTTGCTCAGGGTAGCCCAGGCAAGGGGCTTTTCTGAAAAAACCGGCAAAAACCCGGTGCTCCTTTTGGACGATGTGCTCCTGGAGCTGGACGGCGAAAAACGGCGCAAATTCCTGGAAATCATGCCGGGCTATGATCAGGCTTTTTATACCTTCCTGCCCGGCGAGCCTTATGAACTGTATCGGAAAGAGGGGACAGTGGTGTATCATGTCAAGGAAGGCACTTTATCTATGGAGGAGAGGACATGA
- a CDS encoding DciA family protein, with protein MRKAGEVLAALLNERFDPAFLQRAESTVGLFSSWAAAAAEADVSSAAAHSRIKELEKGLLLVEAEHPGWVQILQTKQVQLLKAVQRRYPGLGIQGISFCLSREQIFTPEPQIPGQEEEEEEAAATVQEEAVGEIGAADDADYIEARKRLEASIKKRNHLK; from the coding sequence ATGAGGAAGGCCGGAGAAGTACTGGCAGCCCTTTTGAACGAGCGTTTTGATCCGGCTTTTCTCCAGAGGGCTGAATCCACAGTGGGGCTTTTTTCTTCCTGGGCAGCAGCAGCAGCGGAGGCGGATGTTTCCTCGGCCGCAGCCCATTCCCGTATCAAAGAGCTTGAGAAGGGCCTGCTCCTTGTGGAAGCTGAACACCCCGGCTGGGTGCAGATACTTCAGACCAAGCAGGTTCAATTGTTGAAGGCAGTCCAGCGCCGTTATCCCGGACTTGGGATACAGGGCATCTCTTTTTGCCTGAGCAGGGAGCAGATTTTCACCCCTGAGCCGCAGATACCCGGACAGGAAGAGGAAGAAGAGGAAGCAGCAGCTACGGTACAGGAAGAGGCTGTCGGGGAAATCGGGGCCGCAGATGATGCCGACTATATCGAGGCCAGGAAACGGCTTGAAGCAAGCATCAAGAAGCGGAATCACCTGAAATGA
- a CDS encoding radical SAM protein yields the protein MDITSYRYCHLCPRSCGADRTAGKAGYCGETAELRIASASLHRGEEPPITGTGGSGTIFVSGCNLGCVFCQNFQISRQAMGKPVSESEFAGICLVLQEKGAGNINIVTGSHAAPALAAGIDLAREKGLGIPVLWNSSGYDGVESLAILKDRIDVYLPDLKTLDSGIAKRFFNAPDYAEHAAAAIKKMMEYRELKYDGERLVSGVMVRHLALPGCLEATREVLGWFAEHCKGRALLSLMTQYTPVGSGKNIPDRYVSETEYETMLGWLEEFGIEDGFCQELAAGSEWLPDFNKSNPFSSELSSPVWHWQDKF from the coding sequence ATGGATATAACATCATATCGTTATTGCCATTTATGCCCCCGTTCCTGCGGCGCGGATCGGACAGCAGGCAAGGCGGGTTATTGCGGTGAAACAGCGGAATTGCGCATAGCCTCGGCTTCCCTGCACCGGGGGGAAGAACCGCCCATAACCGGCACGGGCGGTTCGGGGACTATTTTTGTCAGCGGCTGCAACCTGGGTTGCGTATTCTGCCAGAATTTCCAAATTTCGCGGCAAGCCATGGGAAAGCCTGTTTCGGAAAGCGAATTTGCGGGAATTTGCCTGGTTTTGCAGGAAAAAGGCGCGGGGAACATCAATATTGTTACCGGAAGCCATGCCGCGCCTGCTCTTGCGGCGGGGATAGACCTTGCCAGGGAGAAAGGGCTTGGTATCCCGGTATTATGGAATTCCTCAGGCTATGATGGCGTTGAATCCCTCGCCATCCTGAAAGACAGGATTGATGTGTACCTTCCGGATCTAAAAACCCTGGACAGCGGCATAGCAAAGCGTTTCTTCAATGCCCCGGACTACGCTGAACATGCCGCGGCGGCTATCAAAAAAATGATGGAATACCGGGAGCTCAAGTATGACGGGGAAAGGCTTGTATCCGGCGTAATGGTGCGCCATTTGGCCTTGCCGGGCTGTCTGGAAGCTACCCGCGAAGTGCTGGGCTGGTTTGCAGAGCATTGCAAAGGCCGCGCCCTCCTTTCCCTTATGACCCAGTATACGCCGGTCGGCTCGGGTAAAAATATCCCCGACCGGTATGTGTCCGAAACCGAGTATGAAACAATGCTGGGCTGGCTTGAGGAATTCGGCATCGAGGACGGTTTTTGCCAGGAACTTGCAGCCGGGTCTGAATGGCTGCCTGATTTTAATAAATCCAATCCCTTTTCGTCAGAATTGTCTTCGCCAGTATGGCATTGGCAGGATAAATTCTGA
- a CDS encoding DUF2804 domain-containing protein, whose translation MYTREIQPPRSSPIEEGLPLQGTWTRAFDEVDLLDIRQPYGVPLLKGLKDGRIKEWESFFIQDGRFHLSAMLCNLKTYRTATVIMYDREDKKLLRFRKIIPGGGWHLPKELKNGAVDSRSWGFFFRIHSWLEAETIRLDLDVEPKWKRPSFTAHAEYSVETDKTTPMAVSLLFAERRSMYAYKVAAPVRGDMVFGGKHISFDPELTTGIFCDFKGYYPYRMRSQWCTGTGFDSKGRRFGFSIAENQARESFRNNENALWVDGKLTPLPPVKITQPRGIESEWIIQDMEGMVDLVFTPQEQVRCNVNFIISRSDYETPLGIYNGVIVNSEGEEITLKNVCGIGEKLYLRV comes from the coding sequence ATGTATACCAGGGAAATTCAGCCCCCCCGGTCTTCTCCCATTGAAGAGGGCTTGCCCCTTCAGGGAACCTGGACACGGGCTTTTGATGAAGTAGACCTGCTCGATATACGGCAGCCCTATGGAGTGCCCCTCTTAAAGGGGCTGAAGGACGGCCGCATTAAAGAGTGGGAGTCATTCTTCATCCAGGATGGGCGTTTTCACCTTTCCGCCATGCTGTGCAACCTTAAAACCTATCGTACCGCCACGGTGATCATGTACGACAGGGAGGACAAGAAGCTGCTCCGGTTCAGGAAGATAATTCCCGGCGGGGGTTGGCATCTGCCCAAGGAGCTTAAGAACGGGGCTGTGGACAGCCGTTCCTGGGGCTTTTTCTTTCGCATCCATAGCTGGCTGGAAGCAGAGACCATACGGCTGGATCTGGACGTGGAGCCCAAATGGAAGCGGCCTTCTTTTACAGCCCATGCCGAGTACAGCGTGGAAACGGACAAGACAACGCCGATGGCAGTAAGCCTGTTGTTTGCGGAGCGCAGGAGCATGTATGCTTATAAGGTGGCGGCGCCTGTGCGGGGGGATATGGTCTTTGGGGGCAAGCATATTTCCTTTGATCCTGAACTCACCACGGGGATTTTTTGCGATTTTAAAGGCTATTATCCCTACAGGATGCGATCCCAATGGTGCACCGGCACTGGTTTCGATTCCAAGGGCCGCCGTTTCGGTTTCAGTATTGCCGAAAATCAAGCAAGGGAATCCTTCAGGAACAATGAAAATGCCCTTTGGGTGGATGGGAAGCTGACCCCCTTGCCTCCGGTGAAGATTACCCAGCCCCGGGGCATAGAATCGGAATGGATCATACAGGATATGGAGGGCATGGTGGATCTGGTTTTTACCCCTCAGGAGCAGGTCAGGTGCAACGTGAATTTCATCATATCCCGATCCGATTATGAAACCCCCCTGGGCATTTATAACGGTGTGATAGTCAATTCGGAGGGCGAAGAGATAACGCTGAAGAATGTCTGCGGCATAGGGGAGAAACTCTATCTTAGGGTATAG